Within Metabacillus sp. KUDC1714, the genomic segment TCTGCCTCTACATGTGGATCAAAAGCACGGATTTCATATTTACCTTCATGTTTAAGAAGTTCCATGATTTCCATAGCAGGGCTTTCGCGAATGTCGTCCACATTTCCTTTATATGTTAAACCAAATACACTAACGACCTTGCCGTTTGTTTGCTCCATTAATTTATTTACATTTTCTACAACATAGTGTGGCATAGATGTATTAATAGTTCTTGATAAATTAATTAATTGGGCAGTTTCAGGTGCTTTTGCAACAATAAAATAAGGATCCACAGCCAAACAGTGTCCACCTACACCAGGTCCAGGTGTGTGTAAATTAACACGTGGATGTTTGTTTGCCATTTCAATTACATCTAAAGCATTAATGTCTAACTCATTACAAACTTTTGTTAATTCGTTAGCTAATGCAATATTCACATCTCTAAATGTATTTTCCATTAGTTTAGACATTTCAGCTGTTTTTGCGTCAGTCTTAATGATTTCACCTTTAACAAACGTACTGTAAACCATCGCTCCAGCTTCTGTACAATCCTGCGTAATTCCACCAACAATACGATTGTTATAGATTAGTTCATGAAGAATTTGACCTGGTAATACACGCTCAGGACAGTGTACTAGGAAAAGATCTTTCCCAACTACGAACCCAGCCGCTTCAACTAACGGCTTTACAAAGTCATCCATACTTCTTGGCGCAATAGTAGATTCAACAATGATAACATTTCCCTTTTTAACATATGGAAGAGCTGTTTTGACAGCACCTAATACATAGTTTAAGTCACATGATTTGT encodes:
- a CDS encoding nucleotide sugar dehydrogenase gives rise to the protein MKITTIGLGYIGLPTSIMFAKHDVEVVGVDIKPEVIDSLNAGKIHIEEPGLQEALNEVIQKGTFKASLTPENADAFIISVPTPNNDDLYKSCDLNYVLGAVKTALPYVKKGNVIIVESTIAPRSMDDFVKPLVEAAGFVVGKDLFLVHCPERVLPGQILHELIYNNRIVGGITQDCTEAGAMVYSTFVKGEIIKTDAKTAEMSKLMENTFRDVNIALANELTKVCNELDINALDVIEMANKHPRVNLHTPGPGVGGHCLAVDPYFIVAKAPETAQLINLSRTINTSMPHYVVENVNKLMEQTNGKVVSVFGLTYKGNVDDIRESPAMEIMELLKHEGKYEIRAFDPHVEADFVIEDIQDATKNSDLVLILTDHNEFKNIDYTKLSNMSTKRILDTKNIVTNSAENFEYINFGNLHEALKKDAVLV